The Pseudomonas eucalypticola genome has a window encoding:
- a CDS encoding HAD family hydrolase gives MTQDMLEAGPAGAKVLSVFDFDGTLTRHDSFVPFLKFAFGNRAFTWRMVRMLPSAIRYLGKGLTRDELKATLIAAFLTDVEVSWLEQKAGQFRAHFWGRLMRPAGVAAVAAERASGAQVTLCSASPSLVLKPFADHLGIRLIATELEVANGRLTGRISGSNCRCETKVLRLEAVYGPLSQYRLRAWGDTRGDHELLAAAQDAHWRHFHPAWQRGRFRIETIGSQVKRATAEDASREDEPGTDRGPDNPRGA, from the coding sequence ATGACACAGGACATGCTGGAAGCGGGCCCCGCCGGGGCGAAGGTACTCTCAGTGTTCGACTTTGACGGCACGCTGACCCGGCACGACAGCTTTGTGCCTTTCCTTAAATTCGCCTTCGGCAACCGCGCCTTCACATGGCGCATGGTGCGCATGCTGCCTTCGGCGATTCGCTACCTGGGCAAAGGGCTGACCCGCGACGAACTGAAGGCCACGTTGATTGCAGCGTTTCTCACGGATGTCGAGGTCAGCTGGCTGGAACAGAAAGCCGGGCAGTTTCGCGCGCACTTCTGGGGCCGCCTGATGCGCCCGGCCGGTGTGGCCGCGGTGGCCGCCGAGCGCGCGTCCGGGGCGCAGGTGACCCTGTGCTCGGCTTCGCCTAGCCTGGTGCTCAAGCCTTTCGCCGACCACCTGGGTATCCGCTTGATTGCCACGGAACTGGAAGTTGCCAATGGCCGCCTGACCGGTCGTATCAGTGGCAGCAATTGCCGCTGCGAAACCAAGGTGCTGCGCCTGGAAGCGGTGTACGGCCCTCTGTCGCAGTACCGCCTGCGCGCCTGGGGCGACACCCGTGGCGACCACGAATTGCTGGCCGCCGCCCAGGACGCCCATTGGCGCCATTTTCACCCGGCCTGGCAGCGGGGGCGGTTTCGGATCGAGACCATCGGCAGCCAGGTCAAGCGGGCCACCGCAGAGGACGCTTCGCGGGAAGACGAACCTGGCACCGACCGCGGCCCTGACAACCCACGAGGCGCGTAA
- a CDS encoding FMN-binding glutamate synthase family protein, whose protein sequence is MKISLLSRYAVFSGCVLFTLCNLLFLAMTPTLEVLTSITGVLSLIGLYDLLQTQHSVRRNYPILGHARYLIETIRPEIRQYMLEGDDEKLPFSRAQRSIVYQRAKNQPAEKAFGTLTDVYQPGFEFISHSMLPSEACDPRQFYVTIGGPACQQPYRASVFNISAMSFGALSANAIRALNRGAKLGGFAHDTGEGSISPYHQEFGGDLIWEIGSGYFGCRTLSGSFDPVRFAETARQPQVKMIEIKMSQGAKPGHGGILPKHKVTQEIASTRGVKMGEDCISPARHSQFSTPLQLLDFITQLRTLSGGKPVGFKLCLGHPWEFMAIVKAMLQTGVHPDFIVVDGKEGGTGAAPREFTDNMGMPMREGLLFVHNTLVGAGLRGQIKLGASGKIVSAFDIASVLAIGADWVNSARGFMFAIGCIQSQSCHTNKCPTGVATQDPLRQRALEVTDKAQRVANFHRNTLVALGEMLSAAGLSHPAELEPKHLVRRMTTTEVRLFSQIHVFLEPGELLGKPVSAEFYARMWRMAQAESFAPVAVQPPSKADRLPEPA, encoded by the coding sequence ATGAAAATATCGCTCCTGAGCCGCTACGCCGTTTTTTCCGGCTGCGTGCTGTTCACCCTGTGCAACCTGTTGTTCTTAGCCATGACGCCGACCCTCGAGGTGCTGACTTCGATCACCGGCGTACTGAGCCTGATCGGCCTGTACGACCTGCTGCAAACCCAGCACTCCGTACGCCGCAATTATCCCATCCTGGGGCATGCCCGCTACCTGATCGAAACCATCCGCCCGGAAATCCGCCAGTACATGCTGGAAGGTGATGACGAGAAGCTGCCCTTCTCCCGCGCTCAGCGGTCGATTGTGTACCAGCGGGCGAAGAACCAGCCAGCGGAAAAGGCCTTCGGCACCCTGACCGATGTGTACCAACCTGGCTTCGAGTTCATCAGCCACTCCATGCTGCCCAGCGAGGCCTGCGACCCTCGGCAGTTTTACGTGACCATCGGTGGCCCGGCCTGCCAGCAGCCCTACCGCGCTTCGGTGTTCAACATTTCGGCCATGAGCTTCGGTGCCCTTAGCGCCAACGCCATTCGCGCCCTGAACCGCGGCGCCAAGCTCGGCGGCTTCGCCCATGACACGGGCGAGGGCAGCATCAGCCCTTACCACCAGGAATTCGGCGGCGATCTGATCTGGGAAATCGGCAGCGGCTATTTCGGCTGCCGCACACTCAGTGGGTCGTTCGACCCCGTGCGCTTCGCTGAGACCGCACGCCAGCCCCAGGTGAAGATGATCGAGATCAAGATGAGCCAGGGCGCCAAGCCGGGCCATGGGGGCATCCTGCCCAAGCACAAGGTGACCCAGGAAATCGCCAGCACCCGCGGGGTGAAAATGGGCGAGGACTGCATCTCGCCCGCCCGCCACTCGCAGTTCAGCACCCCACTGCAATTGCTGGACTTCATCACCCAATTGCGCACCCTCTCGGGCGGCAAGCCGGTCGGTTTCAAGCTATGCCTGGGGCACCCCTGGGAGTTCATGGCGATCGTCAAGGCGATGTTGCAAACGGGAGTACACCCCGACTTCATCGTGGTGGACGGCAAGGAGGGCGGTACCGGTGCGGCGCCGCGCGAGTTTACCGACAATATGGGCATGCCCATGCGCGAGGGGCTGCTGTTCGTGCATAACACGTTGGTGGGCGCCGGCCTGCGCGGCCAGATAAAGCTGGGCGCCAGCGGCAAGATCGTCAGCGCGTTCGACATCGCCAGCGTGCTGGCCATCGGCGCCGATTGGGTCAACTCGGCACGCGGCTTCATGTTTGCCATCGGGTGCATTCAGTCGCAGAGCTGCCACACCAACAAATGCCCCACCGGCGTGGCCACCCAGGACCCATTGCGCCAGCGGGCACTGGAAGTGACTGACAAAGCCCAGCGGGTCGCCAACTTCCACCGCAATACCCTGGTAGCGCTGGGCGAAATGCTCAGCGCCGCGGGCCTCAGCCATCCGGCGGAGCTGGAACCCAAGCACCTGGTGCGGCGCATGACCACCACCGAGGTCCGGCTGTTCTCGCAGATCCATGTGTTCCTGGAGCCTGGGGAGCTGCTGGGCAAACCGGTCAGTGCCGAGTTCTACGCGCGCATGTGGCGCATGGCCCAGGCCGAGAGCTTCGCGCCCGTGGCGGTGCAGCCACCGAGCAAGGCGGATCGGCTGCCTGAGCCGGCTTGA
- a CDS encoding Gfo/Idh/MocA family protein, translated as MSDATPYPIGTQGPGTSQGPALPQAGAGRPASEIDRGTVSEGKVEFINWRGEADRPEPPPPVPLAPDQRIGVAIIGLGRLTLGQILPAFAGCLYAKPVALVSGSPDKARAVAAQYGIRDDAVYGYEHIERLADNPEVQAVYVVTPNGLHLDHVRAAARAGKHVLCEKPMAANSAQARQMIQACSEAGVRLMIAYRCQYEPFNSAAARLVRSGELGRVRVIEATNTQVQGPGGQWRMNAELAGGGALPDIGLYCLNGVRAMLGEDPVEVYAQIVNPQGDERYAQVEETTSFMLRFPSGAIANCATSYGAHETKDMRLRLEQGWIEIENAFAYRGQRLRVARRKDTLESVEELRVGAGNPFSLEIDHFAQSLLAGTTPRTPGEEGLQDQLLMEAIYRSARENRPVTIDWESVHQAAAPE; from the coding sequence ATGTCAGACGCAACGCCTTACCCAATCGGAACCCAGGGGCCGGGCACTTCCCAGGGGCCCGCGCTGCCACAAGCCGGCGCTGGACGGCCGGCCAGTGAAATCGATCGGGGCACGGTCAGTGAAGGCAAGGTCGAATTCATCAACTGGCGCGGCGAAGCTGACCGGCCGGAGCCGCCGCCCCCCGTGCCGTTGGCCCCGGACCAGCGCATCGGGGTGGCCATCATCGGCCTGGGCCGCCTGACGCTGGGGCAGATCTTGCCCGCGTTCGCCGGTTGTCTGTACGCCAAGCCCGTGGCGCTGGTGTCCGGCAGCCCGGACAAAGCCCGTGCGGTCGCGGCCCAGTACGGAATCCGTGACGACGCGGTGTACGGCTATGAGCACATTGAACGCCTGGCCGACAACCCCGAGGTGCAGGCGGTGTACGTCGTCACGCCTAACGGCCTGCACCTGGACCATGTGCGGGCAGCGGCGCGGGCGGGCAAGCACGTGCTGTGCGAGAAACCCATGGCGGCCAACTCCGCGCAGGCACGGCAGATGATCCAGGCGTGCAGCGAAGCCGGGGTGCGCCTGATGATCGCCTACCGTTGCCAGTACGAGCCGTTCAACAGCGCCGCCGCGCGGCTGGTGCGTTCCGGCGAGTTGGGCCGCGTGCGGGTCATCGAAGCCACCAACACTCAAGTCCAGGGCCCTGGTGGGCAGTGGCGCATGAACGCCGAACTGGCCGGTGGCGGCGCATTGCCGGACATCGGCCTGTACTGCCTCAATGGCGTGCGAGCGATGCTGGGCGAGGACCCGGTGGAAGTCTATGCGCAGATCGTCAACCCGCAGGGTGACGAGCGTTACGCGCAGGTCGAAGAAACCACGAGCTTCATGCTGCGCTTTCCCTCGGGCGCGATCGCCAACTGCGCCACCAGCTATGGGGCCCATGAAACCAAGGACATGCGCCTGCGGCTGGAGCAAGGCTGGATTGAAATCGAGAACGCCTTCGCTTATCGCGGCCAACGTTTGCGGGTGGCCAGGCGCAAGGACACCCTGGAGTCCGTGGAGGAACTGCGGGTAGGGGCGGGCAACCCATTCAGCCTGGAGATCGACCACTTTGCCCAGAGCCTGCTCGCGGGTACCACCCCGCGTACGCCGGGGGAGGAAGGGTTGCAGGATCAGCTGTTGATGGAGGCCATCTACCGCTCGGCGCGGGAAAACCGGCCCGTGACCATCGACTGGGAAAGCGTGCACCAGGCCGCCGCGCCCGAGTGA
- a CDS encoding YoaK family protein, which translates to MPQPSRPIAWTLLPLLALAGATDALMIVHSKELLAVYMTGNSTKLGDFLMLAEWGRVAEIASVIATFVFAATFATWLGDRGGRWRASLVLMLTGVLLMLAGPLAAQSPQPYSMATVWVIAAAMGALNQVRVDEPGVTFVTGSLVKLGRCLAGRQWAPATDALLRWLSFLAGAFAGALVDSRLGAMTLLVLGAFAVAGAMGCWAVQARLLPANA; encoded by the coding sequence ATGCCACAGCCCAGCCGCCCCATTGCCTGGACACTTCTGCCCCTGCTGGCACTGGCAGGCGCCACCGACGCCCTGATGATCGTCCATAGCAAGGAGCTGCTGGCCGTCTACATGACGGGCAACAGCACCAAGCTCGGTGATTTCCTGATGCTGGCCGAGTGGGGCCGCGTGGCCGAGATCGCCAGTGTCATCGCCACGTTCGTGTTCGCGGCCACCTTCGCCACGTGGCTGGGCGACCGTGGCGGTCGTTGGCGGGCCAGCCTGGTGCTGATGCTCACCGGCGTATTGTTGATGCTTGCGGGGCCGTTGGCCGCCCAATCGCCGCAGCCCTATTCAATGGCCACGGTGTGGGTGATCGCTGCTGCCATGGGCGCGCTGAACCAGGTGAGGGTCGATGAACCCGGGGTGACCTTCGTCACCGGCTCTCTCGTCAAGCTGGGACGCTGCCTGGCAGGCCGGCAGTGGGCCCCGGCCACGGACGCGTTGCTGCGGTGGCTGAGCTTCCTGGCCGGGGCGTTTGCCGGTGCGCTGGTCGACAGCCGCCTGGGCGCCATGACCCTGCTGGTGCTCGGCGCTTTCGCCGTCGCCGGCGCTATGGGGTGCTGGGCCGTGCAAGCGCGCCTGCTCCCCGCGAACGCTTGA
- the aroD gene encoding type I 3-dehydroquinate dehydratase: protein MQADSRGRQVLTLKGLDIGAGVPRIIASITGKGLTEAVDQAQAIAQTHAVDIAELRVDCLREPIEPMHVIDLVRRVAARLAGKPLIVTLRSEGEGGECTLADADYFALYAALLQDAPLDALDVEMMKPQAQVMDIIAKAHARGVAVVLSNHDFTATPAHEVIIQRLRRQQAMGADVLKLAAMPTCAKDVLTLMAATQEMHALYAERPLLTMSMGPLGVTSRLAGQLTGGALTYASVGAPSAPGQLDAEAVRQVLGIIDRGANG, encoded by the coding sequence ATGCAGGCTGACAGCCGTGGCCGCCAAGTGCTGACCCTCAAAGGCCTGGACATCGGCGCCGGTGTACCGCGGATCATTGCCTCGATCACGGGCAAGGGCTTGACCGAAGCCGTGGACCAGGCCCAGGCCATCGCGCAGACACACGCGGTGGATATCGCCGAGTTGCGCGTGGACTGCCTGCGCGAGCCGATCGAGCCCATGCACGTGATCGACCTGGTTCGACGCGTGGCTGCCCGCCTGGCGGGCAAGCCCCTGATCGTGACCCTTCGCAGCGAAGGCGAGGGAGGTGAATGCACGCTGGCGGACGCTGACTATTTCGCGCTGTACGCGGCCCTGCTGCAAGACGCGCCCCTGGATGCACTGGACGTGGAAATGATGAAGCCCCAGGCGCAGGTCATGGACATCATCGCCAAGGCCCATGCCCGGGGGGTGGCCGTGGTGCTGTCCAACCATGATTTCACGGCCACGCCGGCCCATGAGGTGATCATCCAGCGCCTGCGCCGCCAGCAGGCCATGGGCGCCGACGTGCTCAAGCTGGCCGCCATGCCCACCTGTGCCAAGGATGTGCTGACGTTGATGGCCGCGACTCAGGAGATGCATGCGCTGTACGCCGAACGGCCGCTACTGACCATGTCCATGGGTCCGCTGGGCGTGACGTCGCGCCTGGCGGGACAACTGACCGGTGGGGCGCTCACCTACGCCAGCGTGGGCGCCCCCTCGGCCCCTGGGCAACTGGATGCCGAGGCCGTTCGGCAGGTGCTGGGCATCATTGACCGGGGCGCCAATGGCTGA
- a CDS encoding LysR substrate-binding domain-containing protein: MRSDSSAVPVLPPLKAIQAFEQTARFGNVARAAEVLALTPSAVSHQLANLEAMIGRQLFTRTARGVILTPVGEQYLREVSGLLHSLAVATERAGSDVSRDCLRLHSSPSFGLLWLMPRLEAFRHSHPDIQINLSCSYEALHFSRDKVDVDIRHGRAEWPSYEVRTVRHESVAVLAAPRLLEHHPVRTAADLLESNLILSEATLVKWPQWFAQHGLALPEKPYTLSFDRSYMSLEAASHGLGFALESTLLAHRYLASGALVVVNPDTLSTPVAAHHLVFPKAHAGFARVRRFLAWMEAELGQGLAY; the protein is encoded by the coding sequence ATGCGAAGTGATTCCAGCGCGGTACCCGTGCTGCCCCCGCTGAAAGCGATTCAGGCCTTCGAACAGACCGCGCGCTTCGGCAACGTCGCCCGGGCGGCCGAAGTGCTGGCCCTGACCCCTTCGGCGGTGAGCCACCAGTTGGCCAATCTGGAGGCCATGATCGGCCGCCAACTCTTCACCCGCACCGCCCGCGGCGTCATCCTCACCCCCGTGGGCGAGCAGTACCTGCGCGAGGTGTCAGGGCTGTTGCACAGCCTGGCCGTGGCCACCGAACGGGCGGGCAGTGACGTCAGCCGCGATTGCCTGCGCCTGCATTCGTCGCCCAGTTTCGGCCTGCTGTGGCTGATGCCACGCCTGGAGGCATTCCGCCACAGTCACCCGGACATTCAGATCAACCTGTCGTGTTCCTACGAGGCGCTGCACTTCAGCCGCGACAAGGTCGACGTCGATATCCGCCACGGCCGCGCCGAGTGGCCCAGCTATGAAGTGCGCACCGTGCGCCACGAATCGGTGGCGGTGCTGGCTGCGCCGCGCTTGCTGGAACACCACCCCGTGCGCACGGCCGCCGACCTGCTGGAGAGCAACCTGATCCTGTCCGAGGCCACCCTGGTGAAGTGGCCCCAGTGGTTCGCCCAGCATGGCCTGGCGCTGCCGGAAAAGCCTTACACGCTGAGCTTCGACCGCTCGTACATGAGCCTGGAAGCGGCGAGCCACGGCCTGGGTTTCGCCTTGGAAAGCACCTTGCTTGCGCATAGATACCTGGCCAGCGGCGCGCTGGTGGTTGTTAACCCCGACACCTTGAGCACGCCGGTGGCGGCGCACCACCTGGTGTTTCCCAAGGCCCATGCGGGGTTTGCCCGGGTGCGCCGGTTTCTGGCGTGGATGGAGGCGGAACTGGGGCAGGGCCTGGCCTACTGA
- a CDS encoding SDR family NAD(P)-dependent oxidoreductase, with product MLLQDTVAIITGAASARGIGRATAATFARHGARVVVIDLDEAAARDAAVSLGEGHLGLAANVADEAQVAKAVARVIEHYGRIDVLVNNAGITQPLKTLDIRPGDYDRVLDVSLRGTLQMSQAVIPLMRQQQAGSIVCMSSVSAQRGGGIFGGPHYSAAKAGVLGLARAMARELGPDKVRVNAIAPGLIQTDITGGLLQDERRHAILDGIPLGRLGDAQDVANAALFLASDLSAYLTGITLDVNGGMLIH from the coding sequence ATGCTGCTTCAGGACACAGTCGCCATCATCACCGGCGCCGCCTCGGCCCGCGGCATCGGCCGCGCTACCGCCGCCACGTTTGCCCGCCACGGCGCCCGCGTGGTGGTCATCGACCTCGACGAAGCCGCCGCCCGCGACGCTGCCGTCTCCCTGGGCGAGGGCCACCTGGGCCTGGCGGCCAACGTCGCCGATGAAGCCCAGGTGGCCAAGGCCGTGGCGCGGGTCATCGAGCACTACGGTCGCATTGACGTACTGGTCAACAACGCCGGCATCACTCAGCCCCTCAAGACCCTCGACATTCGCCCCGGGGACTACGACCGCGTGCTGGACGTCAGCCTGCGCGGCACCCTGCAGATGTCCCAGGCGGTGATTCCGCTGATGCGCCAGCAGCAGGCCGGCAGCATTGTCTGCATGTCATCGGTGTCGGCCCAGCGTGGCGGCGGTATTTTCGGCGGCCCGCACTACAGCGCCGCCAAGGCCGGAGTGCTGGGCCTGGCCCGGGCCATGGCCCGCGAATTGGGGCCGGACAAGGTGCGGGTCAACGCCATCGCCCCGGGCCTGATCCAGACCGACATCACCGGCGGCCTGCTGCAGGACGAGCGCCGCCACGCCATCCTCGACGGCATTCCGCTGGGCCGGTTGGGGGATGCGCAGGACGTGGCCAACGCTGCGCTGTTCCTGGCCAGCGACCTGTCGGCCTACCTCACCGGCATTACCCTGGATGTCAACGGCGGCATGCTCATTCACTGA
- a CDS encoding MFS transporter, whose amino-acid sequence MATLSLQAVVAARSHAYRKTAWRLMPFLMLCYLCAYLDRVNVGFAKLQMMNDLALSETVYGLGAGMFFIGYFLCEVPSNLILHKVGARRWIARIMISWGILSGLFAFVDSAWQFYTLRFLLGIAEAGLAPGLLLYLTYWFPSYRRARMTVLWFIAIPLSGMLGGPLSGLIMAKFAGFHGWSGWQWMFVLEAIPTVVLGLMVLAYLKDGVDQATWLRDDEKDLIKRELAEDESRKTGHASIAAFIGDRRLWLLATIYFCVVMGQYALTFWLPTLIRNTGITDPLHIGLMTSLPYLCAIAAMLLMGRSGDKYRERRWHLVGPMLAGALGLTLAALLADNLLFSVLSLCLAAAGVLSASSLFWMLPTTLLGGVSAAAGIAGINSFANLAGFCSPYLIGWVTTHTGSSAIGMYLITAVLCLGAWLVLRIPAASVNR is encoded by the coding sequence ATGGCAACGCTATCCCTTCAGGCCGTGGTGGCCGCGCGCTCCCACGCCTACCGCAAGACCGCATGGCGGCTGATGCCGTTCCTGATGTTGTGCTACCTGTGCGCCTACCTGGACCGGGTCAACGTCGGCTTCGCCAAACTGCAGATGATGAACGACCTGGCCCTGAGTGAAACCGTCTACGGCCTGGGCGCCGGCATGTTCTTCATTGGCTATTTCCTGTGCGAAGTGCCCAGCAACCTGATCCTGCACAAGGTCGGCGCCCGCCGCTGGATCGCCCGCATCATGATTTCCTGGGGCATCCTCAGCGGCCTGTTCGCTTTCGTCGACAGCGCCTGGCAGTTCTACACCCTGCGCTTTCTGCTGGGCATCGCCGAGGCCGGCCTGGCACCGGGGTTGCTGCTGTACCTGACCTACTGGTTTCCCAGCTACCGCCGCGCACGCATGACGGTGCTGTGGTTCATCGCCATTCCGCTGTCGGGCATGCTCGGCGGCCCGCTGTCGGGGCTGATCATGGCCAAATTCGCCGGTTTCCACGGCTGGAGCGGCTGGCAATGGATGTTCGTGCTGGAAGCCATCCCGACCGTAGTGTTGGGCCTCATGGTGCTCGCCTACCTCAAGGACGGTGTCGACCAGGCCACCTGGCTGCGCGACGACGAGAAAGACCTGATCAAGCGTGAACTGGCCGAAGACGAAAGCCGCAAAACCGGCCACGCCTCCATCGCGGCCTTCATCGGCGACCGCCGCCTGTGGCTGCTGGCGACCATCTACTTCTGCGTGGTCATGGGCCAGTACGCCCTGACCTTCTGGCTGCCGACGCTGATCCGCAATACCGGCATCACCGACCCCCTGCACATCGGCCTGATGACCAGCCTGCCCTACCTGTGCGCCATTGCCGCCATGCTGTTGATGGGCCGCAGCGGCGACAAGTACCGCGAGCGCCGCTGGCACCTGGTAGGTCCCATGCTCGCCGGCGCCCTGGGCCTGACCCTGGCCGCCCTGCTGGCCGACAACCTGCTGTTCTCCGTGCTCAGCCTGTGCCTGGCCGCCGCGGGCGTGCTGTCGGCGTCGTCGCTGTTCTGGATGCTGCCCACCACCCTGCTGGGCGGCGTCTCGGCGGCCGCGGGCATCGCCGGCATCAACAGCTTTGCCAACCTGGCCGGCTTCTGTTCGCCCTACCTGATCGGCTGGGTCACTACCCACACCGGTTCCAGCGCCATCGGCATGTACCTGATCACGGCGGTGCTGTGCCTGGGCGCGTGGCTGGTGCTGCGTATCCCGGCCGCTTCGGTCAATCGTTGA
- a CDS encoding transketolase: MTALASPTPSLAQRAYNIRRHALRMGQVQGQGYIGQALGAADLLAVAYFHALRYRPEDPAWEPRDRFYLSIGHYAIALYAALIEAQVIPLEELETYGTDDSRLPMSGMAAYTPGMEITGGSLGHGLGIAVGACLGLKRKGSDSWVYNLLSDGELNEGSTWEAAMSAAHWKLDNLIAVVDVNNQQADGHSSEILAFEPIVDRWQAFGWFTQRVDGNDLDALVKAFDCARSHTGPQPRVIICDTRMGKGVSFLENREKTHFIRVDEHEWDTALDSLQMGNNQ; this comes from the coding sequence ATGACAGCCCTTGCCTCACCCACCCCCTCCCTGGCGCAGCGCGCCTACAACATTCGCCGCCACGCCTTGCGCATGGGCCAGGTCCAGGGCCAAGGCTATATTGGCCAGGCCCTGGGCGCCGCCGACCTGCTGGCGGTGGCCTACTTCCACGCCCTGCGCTACCGGCCCGAAGACCCGGCCTGGGAGCCGCGTGACCGCTTCTACCTGTCCATCGGCCATTACGCCATCGCCTTGTACGCTGCGTTGATCGAGGCCCAGGTCATTCCCCTGGAGGAACTGGAAACCTACGGCACCGATGACAGCCGCTTGCCCATGTCGGGCATGGCCGCCTACACGCCGGGCATGGAGATCACCGGCGGCTCCCTGGGCCACGGCCTGGGCATCGCGGTGGGGGCCTGCCTGGGCCTGAAACGCAAGGGTTCCGACTCATGGGTCTATAACCTGTTGTCCGACGGCGAGCTCAACGAAGGCTCCACCTGGGAAGCCGCCATGTCCGCGGCACACTGGAAGCTCGACAACCTGATTGCCGTGGTGGACGTCAACAATCAGCAGGCCGACGGCCACTCCAGCGAGATCCTCGCATTCGAACCCATCGTCGACCGCTGGCAGGCGTTCGGCTGGTTCACGCAGCGCGTGGACGGCAACGATCTGGACGCCTTGGTCAAGGCCTTCGATTGCGCCCGCAGCCATACCGGTCCGCAGCCGCGGGTGATCATCTGCGACACGCGGATGGGCAAGGGTGTGAGTTTTCTGGAAAACCGCGAAAAGACCCACTTCATCCGGGTGGACGAACACGAATGGGACACCGCCCTGGACAGCCTTCAGATGGGGAACAACCAATGA
- a CDS encoding transketolase family protein, with protein MSTVNTAATGKKRLTTSAMIASIAAEGQATRAAPFGHALAALAEQRSDIVGLSADLSKYTDLHVFAKAHPQRFYQMGMAEQLLMSAAAGMAREGFVPFATTYAVFASRRAYDFICMAIAEEQLNVKIVCALPGLTTGYGPSHQATDDLAIFRAMPNLMVIDPCDALEIEQAVPAIAAHQGPVYMRLLRGNVPLVLDEYGYQFEIGKAKTLRTGNDVLMISTGLMTMRTLEAAERLRADGIDVAVLHVPTIKPLDAATILAEARKPGRLVVTAENHSIIGGLGEAVAGLLMRHGVTPTFRQIALPDAFLDAGALPTLHDRYGISTQAVCAQVKAWL; from the coding sequence ATGAGCACCGTGAATACCGCCGCCACCGGCAAGAAGCGCCTGACCACCTCGGCGATGATCGCCTCCATCGCCGCCGAAGGTCAGGCCACCCGCGCCGCGCCGTTCGGCCATGCCCTGGCCGCGCTGGCCGAACAGCGCAGCGACATCGTCGGGCTGTCGGCCGACCTCTCCAAGTACACCGACCTGCATGTGTTCGCCAAGGCCCACCCGCAGCGCTTCTACCAGATGGGCATGGCCGAGCAACTGCTGATGAGCGCCGCCGCCGGCATGGCCCGCGAAGGCTTCGTGCCCTTTGCCACCACCTACGCGGTGTTCGCTTCACGGCGGGCCTACGACTTCATCTGCATGGCGATCGCCGAGGAGCAACTCAACGTCAAGATCGTCTGCGCCCTGCCCGGCCTGACCACCGGCTACGGCCCCAGCCACCAGGCCACCGACGACCTGGCGATTTTCCGTGCCATGCCCAACCTGATGGTCATCGACCCTTGCGACGCCTTGGAAATCGAACAGGCCGTACCGGCCATCGCGGCGCACCAGGGCCCGGTGTACATGCGGCTGTTGCGCGGCAACGTGCCACTGGTGCTGGATGAATATGGCTACCAGTTCGAAATCGGCAAGGCCAAGACCCTGCGCACCGGTAATGACGTGCTGATGATCTCCACCGGGCTCATGACCATGCGCACCCTGGAAGCCGCCGAACGCCTGCGGGCCGATGGCATCGATGTGGCGGTGCTGCATGTGCCCACCATCAAGCCCCTGGACGCCGCCACTATTCTGGCCGAGGCGCGCAAGCCGGGGCGCCTGGTGGTGACGGCGGAGAACCATTCGATCATCGGCGGCCTGGGTGAGGCCGTGGCGGGGTTGCTGATGCGCCACGGCGTCACCCCGACCTTCCGGCAGATCGCCCTGCCGGATGCGTTTCTGGATGCGGGGGCGTTGCCGACCTTGCATGATCGGTACGGTATTTCGACGCAAGCGGTCTGTGCCCAGGTCAAGGCCTGGCTCTGA
- a CDS encoding VOC family protein has translation MSSKNTVCLWYDGTAVEAAQFYASIFDDSQVVAVHRAPGDYPAGQEGDVLTVEFTVMGIPCLGLNGGPGFTHTEAFSFQVSTADQAETDRLWDAIIANGGQASQCGWCKDRWGLSWQITPKALLDAISHPDKAAARRAFEAMMQMSKIDIAAIEAALKG, from the coding sequence ATGAGCAGCAAGAACACCGTATGCCTGTGGTACGACGGTACCGCCGTGGAGGCGGCGCAGTTTTACGCTAGCATTTTCGACGACAGCCAGGTGGTGGCGGTGCACCGTGCCCCCGGCGATTACCCCGCCGGCCAGGAAGGCGACGTACTGACCGTGGAATTCACCGTCATGGGCATCCCTTGCCTGGGCCTCAATGGCGGCCCCGGCTTCACGCACACCGAGGCGTTCTCGTTCCAGGTCAGCACAGCGGACCAGGCTGAAACCGACCGGTTGTGGGACGCGATCATCGCCAACGGCGGCCAGGCCAGCCAGTGCGGCTGGTGCAAGGACCGCTGGGGCCTGTCGTGGCAGATCACCCCCAAGGCGTTGCTGGACGCGATCAGCCACCCCGACAAGGCGGCAGCCAGGCGCGCATTCGAGGCCATGATGCAGATGAGCAAGATCGACATCGCCGCCATCGAGGCCGCTTTAAAGGGCTGA